A stretch of the Fusobacterium varium genome encodes the following:
- the codB gene encoding cytosine permease — translation MSNLNNQTNIEKDSEYSLSAVPSSKKTQGLWAAMVVLVGFTFFTPSMTAGGNLGIGMNMTNFFSAMIIGNAFLGVYCGTLGYIGQKTGLTLDLLGHHSFGTTGSFLPSALISFTQIGWFGVGVAMFAIPVSSLTGIPVWVLIVITGIIMTLTAYYGIKALAVLGSIAVPLIAVLGVFSLNWGITKVGGFMNIFSETPEVPLSLATGIAIVVGSFISGGTATPNFTRFSKTAKIAVIATVVAFFIGNSIMMIFGAVGGAVTGVADIFDILILQGLAIPAVITLGLNIWTTNNNALYTAGLGVSNITKIPMKPMVLLGGVVGTVTAVWLYYNFVGFLNLLSGMIPPVGAVIILHYFTHKSEYGNKNYKYKDFNFAGIFAVAVGALIGIFIPWGIKPLNSLVSAGIIFIILDNILNKKK, via the coding sequence ATGAGTAACTTAAACAATCAAACGAACATTGAAAAAGATTCTGAATATTCTCTTTCTGCTGTTCCATCTTCCAAAAAAACACAGGGGTTATGGGCAGCAATGGTAGTTCTTGTAGGATTTACATTCTTTACTCCCAGTATGACTGCTGGTGGAAATCTTGGTATTGGTATGAATATGACGAATTTCTTTTCTGCTATGATTATCGGAAATGCATTTCTTGGGGTATACTGTGGAACTTTAGGCTATATTGGACAAAAAACTGGACTTACTCTTGATCTTCTTGGACATCATTCTTTTGGTACAACTGGTTCCTTTTTACCTTCTGCACTTATAAGTTTTACACAAATAGGTTGGTTTGGAGTAGGAGTTGCAATGTTTGCTATTCCTGTATCCAGCCTTACTGGAATTCCTGTATGGGTTCTAATTGTTATTACTGGTATTATAATGACTCTTACTGCATATTATGGAATAAAAGCTCTTGCTGTCTTAGGTTCTATTGCTGTTCCCTTAATTGCTGTACTTGGAGTATTTTCATTAAACTGGGGAATAACTAAAGTTGGTGGATTTATGAATATATTTTCAGAAACACCTGAAGTTCCTCTAAGTCTTGCAACTGGTATAGCTATTGTTGTTGGTTCTTTTATTTCAGGTGGAACTGCTACACCTAACTTTACACGTTTTTCTAAAACTGCAAAAATAGCTGTTATAGCTACTGTAGTTGCTTTCTTTATTGGAAACTCAATTATGATGATATTTGGAGCTGTAGGAGGAGCTGTTACTGGAGTTGCTGATATCTTTGATATACTTATTCTTCAAGGACTTGCAATCCCTGCTGTCATAACTCTGGGACTTAATATCTGGACTACTAATAATAATGCTCTGTATACTGCTGGACTTGGAGTTTCAAACATTACTAAAATACCTATGAAACCAATGGTGCTTTTAGGTGGAGTAGTAGGAACTGTTACTGCTGTATGGTTATATTATAACTTTGTTGGATTTCTTAACTTGTTAAGTGGGATGATTCCTCCAGTAGGTGCTGTTATTATTCTTCATTATTTTACTCACAAATCTGAATATGGAAATAAAAATTATAAATATAAAGATTTTAACTTTGCTGGTATTTTTGCTGTTGCAGTTGGAGCTTTAATTGGTATATTTATTCCATGGGGAATAAAACCTTTAAACTCTCTTGTCAGTGCTGGTATAATATTTATAATTCTTGACAATATACTTAATAAAAAAAAATAA
- the codA gene encoding cytosine deaminase codes for MLIKNIFIENSKTASDIRVEDGIFKIISSSLEALPGEEVIDCTGKSAFPPFIESHVHLDTCLTAGDPVWNMSGTLFEGIECWSKRKEKLNKEDVKNRARRAIKMQASNGIQHVRTHVDVTDSTLIAMEGMLELKDELKDFVNIQIVAFPQEGILSYPNGKQLLENAVKMGADCVGAIPHFEFTREYAVESVNFCMELAEKYGRLVDVHCDEIDDEQSKGLEVLACRALESGMKDMVTASHTTAMHSYNNAYCSKLFRLLGMCDINFVCNPLVNTHLQGRFDTYPKRRGVTRVKELLANGNNVSMGHDDIFDPWYPLGDGNMMTVVHMGLHVCQMMGYEEILNSYKLITHNAARTLHLGNSYGIKEGNPASFIVLNNNNFYNVLNKQSEVLYSFNRGKLIASAVPVVKKILF; via the coding sequence ATGCTTATTAAAAATATATTTATTGAAAATAGTAAAACTGCTTCTGATATTAGGGTAGAAGATGGTATATTCAAAATTATTTCTTCATCTCTTGAAGCTCTTCCAGGAGAAGAAGTCATAGATTGTACTGGTAAATCAGCTTTTCCTCCATTTATAGAAAGTCATGTACACCTTGATACATGTCTTACTGCTGGTGATCCTGTATGGAATATGTCTGGAACTCTTTTTGAAGGAATTGAGTGCTGGTCTAAAAGAAAAGAAAAACTAAATAAGGAAGATGTAAAAAATCGTGCTCGTCGTGCTATAAAAATGCAGGCTTCTAATGGGATACAGCATGTACGTACTCATGTAGATGTTACTGATTCTACACTTATTGCTATGGAAGGAATGCTGGAACTTAAAGATGAATTAAAAGATTTTGTAAATATACAAATAGTTGCATTTCCCCAAGAAGGGATATTAAGTTATCCCAATGGAAAACAGCTTTTAGAAAATGCTGTAAAAATGGGAGCTGACTGTGTAGGTGCTATTCCTCATTTTGAATTTACTCGTGAATATGCAGTAGAAAGTGTTAATTTCTGTATGGAACTTGCTGAAAAATATGGGCGTTTGGTAGATGTTCACTGTGATGAAATAGATGATGAACAATCAAAAGGACTGGAAGTATTAGCTTGCCGTGCACTTGAAAGTGGTATGAAAGATATGGTAACTGCCAGCCATACTACTGCTATGCACAGTTACAACAATGCTTACTGCAGTAAACTATTCCGTCTTTTAGGAATGTGTGATATCAATTTTGTATGTAATCCTCTTGTTAATACACATCTTCAGGGAAGATTTGATACCTATCCTAAACGTCGTGGAGTTACACGTGTGAAAGAACTTCTTGCAAATGGAAATAATGTTTCTATGGGGCATGATGATATATTTGATCCTTGGTATCCTCTTGGAGATGGAAATATGATGACTGTAGTACATATGGGACTTCATGTATGCCAAATGATGGGATATGAAGAAATACTTAACAGCTACAAACTTATTACTCATAATGCTGCCCGTACTCTTCATTTAGGTAATTCTTATGGGATAAAAGAAGGTAATCCTGCCAGCTTTATTGTATTAAATAATAATAATTTTTATAATGTATTAAACAAGCAAAGTGAAGTATTATACAGTTTTAATCGTGGAAAACTTATAGCTTCTGCTGTTCCTGTGGTAAAAAAAATACTGTTCTAA
- a CDS encoding putative acetyltransferase: MEAVFGEKNDFKAWVELVKLVSGNFPGLDLECYKNILIEKMEKNETIVVKENEKVVGALVFSYIEQEISFLAVHPEYRNKGIGLELVKKVISLFPIGTKLIVITYRAGDEKGGNARKLYKKAGFSEGNLITVFDYPCQEFIYIIK; encoded by the coding sequence ATGGAAGCTGTATTTGGAGAAAAAAATGATTTTAAAGCTTGGGTGGAACTTGTAAAGCTTGTAAGTGGAAATTTTCCTGGGTTAGATTTAGAATGTTATAAAAATATTTTGATAGAGAAAATGGAGAAAAATGAAACAATAGTGGTAAAGGAAAATGAAAAAGTAGTGGGAGCTTTAGTTTTTTCTTATATTGAACAGGAGATAAGCTTTTTAGCAGTACATCCAGAGTATAGGAATAAAGGAATAGGACTGGAACTTGTAAAAAAAGTTATCTCATTATTCCCAATAGGAACAAAGCTGATTGTAATTACTTATAGAGCTGGAGATGAAAAGGGAGGAAATGCTAGAAAATTATATAAAAAAGCTGGTTTTTCAGAAGGAAATCTCATAACAGTATTTGATTACCCATGTCAGGAATTTATTTATATTATAAAGTAA
- a CDS encoding putative chloramphenicol acetyltransferase, with protein MKFKYIDIDNWKRKEYFYYYYKNVKCTFTMNAELDITELKINLKEKNIKLYPVLIYLLSKAVNKYIEFRMNMDKDEKLGYWENIMPAYTIFNKKQETFFNLWTDYDEDFFKFYKNYLKDEKLYENSESMFPKGEIPSYTFSISIIPWVNFTGFNLNIYSDGSYLLPIFTFGKYVKKNDKIIIPLSIQVHHAVCDGFHAGRFFKELQKMCVDRDWLER; from the coding sequence ATGAAATTTAAGTATATTGATATAGATAATTGGAAAAGAAAAGAATATTTTTATTACTATTATAAAAATGTAAAATGTACCTTTACAATGAATGCAGAATTGGATATAACTGAATTAAAAATAAATTTGAAAGAGAAAAACATAAAACTTTATCCAGTACTCATATATCTTTTATCTAAAGCTGTAAATAAATATATAGAATTTAGAATGAATATGGACAAAGATGAAAAACTTGGATATTGGGAAAATATAATGCCTGCTTATACCATTTTTAATAAAAAGCAAGAAACATTTTTCAATTTATGGACTGACTATGATGAGGATTTTTTTAAATTTTATAAAAATTATTTAAAAGATGAAAAATTATATGAAAATAGTGAAAGTATGTTTCCAAAAGGAGAAATACCATCTTATACATTTTCAATTTCAATTATACCATGGGTAAACTTTACTGGATTTAATCTAAATATATATTCAGATGGAAGTTATCTTCTTCCTATATTTACTTTTGGAAAATATGTGAAAAAGAATGATAAAATAATAATTCCTCTTTCCATACAAGTACATCATGCTGTATGCGATGGATTTCATGCTGGAAGGTTTTTTAAGGAACTACAGAAAATGTGTGTAGATAGGGATTGGCTGGAGAGATAA
- the pepP gene encoding Xaa-Pro aminopeptidase, whose translation MLGREIYIQRREVLKKKLGKGVVILPGNNESPRNYKDNCYSFNQDSTFLYYFGIDIPSLIGVIDIDNDKDYIFGTDFTLDDIVWMGEQKLLKAYAAEAGIENFIEMSEFEKFAAQLKKDKRDILLIPQYRADNIMKLSKALELDPFKYDEHTSLNLIKAIIEQRNVKSQTEIEEIEKAVNITKEMHITAMKTVKAGMKEYEVVAAIEAVTKKYYGETSFFTIFTKNGHILHNHGYDNTIEDGDMIVLDCGAKNREGYCGDMTTAFPVSGKYSDKQKDIYSLLIEMFEKAEEMVRPGINYKDVHLAVSKVLAEGMIKRGLMRGNADEAVKAGAHAVFFPHGLGHMLGLDVHDMENLGEDLVGYESFPRDMQFGLKSLRLARVLKEGYVFTIEPGIYFIPELVKRWKAAGKFMEYLNYDKIEEYFGFGGMRYEGDFVITADGGRRLGDKMPKYYNEIEEIMKK comes from the coding sequence ATGCTGGGAAGAGAAATTTATATTCAGAGAAGAGAAGTACTTAAAAAAAAACTGGGAAAAGGGGTTGTAATTCTTCCAGGAAATAATGAATCACCTAGAAATTATAAAGATAATTGCTATTCTTTCAATCAGGATTCAACATTTCTCTATTATTTTGGAATAGACATTCCAAGTCTTATAGGAGTAATAGATATAGATAATGACAAAGATTATATCTTTGGAACTGATTTTACATTGGATGACATAGTGTGGATGGGAGAACAGAAACTACTTAAAGCCTATGCAGCAGAAGCAGGAATAGAAAATTTTATAGAGATGTCAGAATTTGAAAAATTTGCAGCTCAGTTAAAAAAAGATAAAAGAGATATTCTTTTAATACCTCAATATAGAGCTGATAATATAATGAAGTTAAGCAAAGCTTTAGAATTAGATCCATTTAAATATGATGAACATACATCATTAAATTTAATAAAGGCCATAATAGAACAAAGAAATGTAAAATCACAAACAGAAATAGAAGAGATAGAAAAAGCAGTAAATATAACAAAAGAAATGCATATTACTGCTATGAAAACAGTAAAAGCAGGAATGAAAGAATATGAAGTAGTAGCAGCTATTGAAGCAGTAACAAAGAAATATTATGGAGAAACTTCATTTTTTACTATATTTACTAAAAATGGACATATTCTGCATAATCATGGATATGATAATACCATAGAAGATGGGGATATGATTGTTCTTGACTGTGGAGCAAAGAACAGAGAAGGATATTGTGGAGATATGACAACTGCTTTTCCTGTAAGTGGAAAATATAGCGATAAACAGAAGGATATATATTCTCTATTGATAGAAATGTTTGAAAAAGCAGAAGAGATGGTAAGACCTGGAATAAATTATAAAGATGTGCATTTGGCTGTTTCAAAAGTATTAGCTGAAGGTATGATAAAAAGAGGATTGATGAGGGGAAATGCAGATGAGGCAGTAAAAGCTGGGGCTCATGCTGTGTTTTTCCCCCATGGACTAGGACATATGCTGGGATTAGACGTACATGATATGGAAAATCTGGGAGAAGATCTTGTAGGATATGAAAGTTTTCCTAGAGATATGCAGTTTGGATTAAAATCTTTAAGATTGGCAAGAGTATTAAAAGAAGGGTATGTATTTACTATAGAACCAGGTATATATTTTATTCCTGAACTTGTGAAAAGATGGAAAGCAGCAGGAAAATTTATGGAATATCTGAATTATGATAAAATAGAAGAATATTTTGGATTTGGTGGGATGAGATATGAGGGAGATTTTGTAATTACTGCTGATGGTGGCAGAAGATTGGGAGATAAAATGCCTAAATACTATAATGAAATAGAAGAAATCATGAAAAAATAA
- a CDS encoding autotransporter, which produces MKKYLLIFIFLGMYLNSPAEENESITNSETIYNGIVGAAHTDILNTGIIKNDSSHGITGSSFSLIQNFGTIKNNGDYGIDVSGDSVIVNGKGGEISNDGSFGIRLINGEKVSNFGKIENIGDYGISAYSTKEAINEKSGVISNNGNTGFYIHNSVGTNDGTISNSGNYGFTIDSNSQGINNGIIANKGKFGVSVYNSIFINSAAGEIKNGSSYGLAIQNGGHGENYGIIANKGNVGVSVSNSSSFVNHGTIEQDGKIAILMGNGNNTLELGTASKIKGIVEGNKGTDTLILSETPSTGESFTNGTIDFTIQNFSNIAVKSGTWNLSKDMVLVVPDKFRENPSSVSIPPISKEKLEGTFIINTDVKLTLNIQVSDLLTPTLSTGKLINNGIINERPVDSLYVTNDTIIKIPAVYIKDSNNSNIGKINVTNVAEGWLGNYEYDKENGILYLVLNKKPDNPAPNNDIVGGFYDSVYNYPKSNIHEINNMKARDKNYSLNREFNLNSNSNIQSAELVSSYGKYYGSSYHPSYSYRSYGFNGQSIFPYNNFTFGLNYGYIGSKANFNDKGSSTENIDSFTLVGSASYLQENWLNIFQAGLGYSRHDLKRRILDREDNYNKREITGKFDSFLTSFGWETGYILSGNNKKNYVYPYAGLDYIWNKDQGYTEKQDTIADEDNYALNIKKNTSPSLISKAGLKYKYNISESWNINGDFTWYHSSKKPRNTHTDFIFKPDVHYTIPALKMSKDTEIININASYTTKTLLEYNVGLHGLINRDYFESSVSLGIKYTF; this is translated from the coding sequence ATGAAAAAATATCTATTAATTTTCATATTTCTCGGTATGTACTTAAATAGTCCTGCTGAAGAAAATGAAAGTATAACTAACTCAGAAACAATTTATAATGGCATAGTTGGAGCTGCTCACACGGATATATTAAATACTGGTATTATAAAAAATGATAGCTCTCATGGAATAACTGGTTCTTCATTCTCTTTAATACAAAATTTTGGAACAATAAAAAATAATGGTGATTATGGAATTGATGTATCTGGTGATTCAGTAATAGTTAATGGAAAGGGTGGTGAAATTTCCAATGATGGAAGTTTTGGAATAAGGCTTATTAATGGCGAAAAAGTATCTAATTTTGGAAAAATAGAAAATATAGGAGATTATGGAATTTCTGCTTATTCTACTAAAGAAGCAATAAATGAAAAAAGTGGAGTGATCTCCAATAATGGAAATACAGGTTTCTATATACATAATAGTGTCGGTACAAATGATGGAACTATTTCCAATAGTGGAAATTACGGATTCACAATTGATTCTAACAGTCAAGGAATAAATAATGGTATAATCGCCAATAAAGGAAAATTTGGAGTTTCTGTATATAACAGTATATTTATAAATTCTGCTGCTGGTGAAATAAAAAATGGCTCAAGTTATGGGCTTGCAATCCAAAATGGAGGACATGGAGAAAATTATGGTATAATTGCCAATAAGGGAAATGTTGGAGTTTCTGTTAGTAATTCCTCATCTTTTGTCAATCATGGTACAATAGAACAAGATGGAAAAATAGCGATTCTTATGGGAAATGGAAATAATACTTTGGAACTTGGTACTGCCTCTAAAATAAAAGGAATAGTTGAAGGAAATAAAGGTACTGATACTCTTATTTTATCTGAAACCCCATCAACAGGAGAATCCTTTACCAATGGTACAATTGATTTTACTATTCAAAATTTTTCAAACATAGCAGTAAAATCTGGTACTTGGAATTTAAGTAAAGATATGGTTCTTGTAGTTCCTGACAAATTTAGAGAAAATCCATCTTCTGTTTCTATACCACCTATATCTAAAGAAAAACTAGAAGGAACTTTTATTATTAACACTGATGTAAAATTAACATTAAATATACAGGTGAGTGATCTTCTTACTCCTACATTGAGTACTGGCAAACTCATTAACAATGGGATAATCAATGAAAGACCTGTTGACTCTTTGTATGTAACAAATGATACTATAATCAAAATACCTGCTGTCTACATAAAAGACAGTAATAATAGTAATATAGGGAAAATAAATGTAACCAATGTTGCTGAAGGATGGCTTGGAAATTATGAATATGATAAAGAAAATGGGATATTATATCTTGTTTTAAATAAAAAACCTGATAATCCTGCTCCTAATAATGATATAGTTGGTGGTTTTTATGACTCTGTTTATAATTATCCAAAATCTAATATTCATGAAATTAATAATATGAAAGCCAGAGATAAAAACTACTCTTTGAATAGAGAATTTAATTTAAATTCTAATTCCAATATTCAATCTGCTGAACTTGTTTCATCTTATGGTAAATATTATGGAAGTTCTTATCATCCATCTTATTCATACAGGTCATATGGTTTCAATGGACAGTCCATTTTTCCTTACAATAATTTTACATTTGGCTTAAACTATGGATATATAGGAAGTAAAGCTAATTTCAATGATAAAGGAAGCAGTACAGAAAACATTGATTCTTTTACATTGGTTGGAAGTGCTTCTTATCTTCAGGAGAACTGGCTTAATATTTTTCAGGCAGGTCTTGGATACTCACGCCATGATTTAAAAAGAAGAATACTAGATAGAGAAGATAACTATAATAAAAGAGAAATAACTGGAAAATTTGATTCATTTCTTACTTCTTTTGGATGGGAAACTGGATATATTCTATCTGGGAATAACAAGAAAAATTATGTATACCCTTATGCTGGCTTAGATTATATATGGAATAAAGATCAAGGTTACACTGAAAAACAGGATACAATTGCTGATGAAGATAATTATGCATTAAATATCAAAAAAAATACTTCTCCATCCCTCATTTCAAAAGCGGGGTTAAAATATAAATATAATATTTCTGAATCTTGGAATATTAATGGAGACTTTACATGGTATCATTCAAGTAAAAAACCTAGAAATACCCACACTGATTTTATTTTTAAACCTGATGTACATTACACAATACCTGCATTAAAAATGTCAAAAGATACAGAAATTATAAATATAAATGCTTCATATACTACTAAAACCCTTTTAGAATATAATGTAGGACTTCATGGTTTAATTAATAGGGATTATTTTGAATCTTCTGTTTCTTTAGGAATAAAATATACATTTTAA
- a CDS encoding putative acetyltransferase — translation MGEVFIVDFEERYLEDFKKLGYEWLLKYDLLEPVDEEMLNNPREKIIDKGGFVYIAEMDGECVGTVSLGKIENGDFEILKLAVSDKYHGKRIGSLLVEKCFEKAREEGAKKLLLYSNHQLKAALHLYKKYGFVELKCDENKYEEADIKMECIL, via the coding sequence ATGGGAGAAGTATTTATAGTTGATTTTGAGGAAAGATACCTTGAAGATTTTAAAAAATTAGGATATGAATGGCTTTTAAAGTATGATTTATTAGAACCAGTAGATGAAGAAATGCTGAATAATCCTAGAGAGAAAATAATTGATAAAGGTGGGTTTGTATATATTGCTGAAATGGATGGAGAGTGTGTAGGAACTGTTTCATTGGGAAAAATAGAAAATGGAGATTTTGAAATACTAAAACTTGCTGTTTCAGATAAATATCATGGAAAAAGGATTGGAAGTTTATTAGTGGAAAAATGTTTTGAAAAAGCAAGAGAAGAAGGAGCAAAAAAACTTCTGCTTTACTCCAATCATCAGTTAAAAGCAGCTCTTCATTTATATAAAAAATATGGATTTGTAGAATTAAAATGTGATGAAAATAAATATGAGGAAGCTGATATAAAAATGGAATGTATCTTATAA
- the fusA gene encoding elongation factor G, with product MRNFETSNIRNISLLGHRGSGKTTLTEALLYISKFSNKMGSVEEGTTVSDFDKEETRRLFSINTSIVPVEYGNCKYNFLDTPGYFDFSGEVYSAVRVSGSAVIVMDATSGVEVGTEKAWRILEERKLPRIIFINKMDKGYINYEKLLREMKEKFGKKIAPFCVPIGDKEEFKGFVNLVELIGRIFNGVECVDGPIPEDLDISEVRSLLLEAVAETDETLMDKYFNGEEFTLEEIKTGLHKGVISGDIVPVIVGSALQGIGVHTLFKMISDYMPTPTEMFNGERIGTNPVTGEPEARKISKDEPFSAIVFKTLVDPFIGKISLFKINSGTLKKDTEVLNPNKNKKERIAQIIYLRGNKQEEAQELVAGDIGATTKLQFTQTGDTLCDKDKPIVYDNIELPEVCLYSSVEPAQKADDEKLSTCLQRMMEEDPTFVMYRNAETKQLLIGGQGEKHLYVILCKIKNKFGVHAVLTDPVVSYRETIKGITSVQGKHKKQSGGAGQYGDVHIKFEPCKNEFEFIDEVKGGVVPKTYMPAVEKGLLEAKEKGILAGYPVINFKATIFDGSYHPVDSNEISFKQAAILAFKKGMELAKPVLLEPIMKLEIVVPENYMGDVMGDMNKRRGRILGMEPNQYGEQVLNVEVPQAEILKYALDLRAMTQGRGHYRFEFARYEEVPEILAKKIIESRKA from the coding sequence ATGAGAAACTTTGAAACAAGCAACATAAGAAATATATCTCTTTTAGGACATAGAGGAAGTGGAAAAACTACTCTTACAGAAGCTTTACTGTATATTTCTAAGTTTTCAAACAAAATGGGATCTGTAGAAGAAGGAACAACAGTATCTGACTTTGATAAAGAAGAAACTCGTAGACTGTTTTCAATCAATACTTCAATAGTTCCTGTAGAATATGGTAACTGTAAGTATAATTTTTTAGATACTCCAGGTTATTTTGACTTTTCTGGTGAAGTATATTCAGCAGTAAGAGTTTCAGGAAGTGCTGTTATAGTAATGGATGCAACATCAGGAGTAGAAGTAGGAACTGAAAAAGCATGGAGAATATTAGAAGAAAGAAAACTTCCAAGAATTATTTTTATCAACAAAATGGATAAAGGATATATTAATTATGAGAAACTACTGCGTGAAATGAAAGAAAAATTTGGAAAGAAAATTGCTCCTTTCTGTGTACCAATTGGTGATAAAGAAGAATTTAAAGGATTTGTAAATCTGGTGGAATTAATAGGAAGAATATTTAATGGTGTAGAGTGTGTAGATGGACCTATACCTGAAGATTTAGATATATCAGAAGTAAGAAGTTTACTCCTTGAGGCTGTGGCAGAAACTGATGAAACATTAATGGATAAATATTTTAATGGAGAAGAATTTACTCTGGAAGAGATAAAAACTGGTCTACATAAAGGGGTAATTTCTGGAGATATAGTTCCAGTAATAGTTGGGTCAGCTCTACAGGGAATAGGGGTTCATACTTTATTTAAAATGATTTCTGATTATATGCCTACACCAACTGAAATGTTTAATGGAGAGAGAATAGGAACTAATCCTGTTACTGGAGAGCCAGAAGCCAGAAAGATATCTAAGGATGAGCCTTTCTCAGCAATAGTTTTCAAAACTCTAGTTGACCCATTTATCGGAAAAATATCATTATTTAAAATAAATTCAGGAACATTGAAAAAAGATACTGAGGTATTAAATCCTAATAAAAATAAAAAAGAAAGAATAGCTCAGATTATATATTTGAGAGGAAACAAACAGGAAGAGGCTCAAGAACTTGTGGCAGGAGATATTGGAGCTACAACTAAACTCCAGTTTACTCAAACTGGAGATACACTTTGTGATAAAGATAAACCTATAGTTTATGATAATATTGAACTTCCAGAAGTGTGTCTATATTCAAGTGTAGAACCTGCTCAAAAGGCTGATGATGAAAAATTGAGTACATGTCTTCAGAGAATGATGGAAGAAGATCCTACATTTGTTATGTATAGAAACGCTGAAACTAAACAGCTATTAATTGGTGGGCAGGGAGAAAAACATCTGTATGTAATTCTTTGTAAAATAAAAAATAAATTTGGAGTACATGCTGTACTTACTGATCCAGTTGTATCTTATCGTGAAACAATAAAAGGAATAACTTCTGTTCAGGGAAAACATAAAAAACAATCTGGAGGAGCAGGACAATATGGAGATGTTCATATTAAATTCGAACCATGTAAAAATGAGTTTGAATTTATAGATGAAGTAAAAGGAGGAGTAGTTCCTAAGACATATATGCCAGCAGTTGAAAAAGGACTTCTTGAAGCAAAAGAAAAAGGAATACTTGCAGGATATCCTGTTATCAATTTCAAAGCAACTATATTTGATGGATCATATCATCCTGTAGATTCTAATGAAATATCTTTTAAACAGGCAGCCATACTTGCATTTAAAAAAGGTATGGAATTAGCGAAACCAGTTCTTTTGGAACCTATCATGAAACTTGAGATTGTAGTTCCTGAAAATTACATGGGAGATGTAATGGGAGATATGAATAAACGTAGAGGAAGAATATTAGGGATGGAACCTAACCAATATGGAGAACAAGTATTGAATGTAGAAGTTCCTCAGGCTGAAATATTAAAATATGCTCTTGATCTTAGGGCTATGACTCAAGGAAGAGGACATTATAGATTTGAATTTGCAAGATATGAAGAAGTACCAGAAATATTAGCTAAAAAAATAATTGAAAGCAGAAAGGCATAA
- a CDS encoding putative acetyltransferase, translating to MEKFQTKLDGFTIRFATEEECPLILKFIKELADYENLLNEVVATEEILKESIFINKKAQVVFGELNGEPVSFALFFNNFSTFLGRAGVYLEDLYVKPEYRNKGIGKIMLSFLGKVAKDNNYGRVEWWCLDWNKSSIEFYKKMGAIPMDEWTVFRVTGENLDKLAGEF from the coding sequence ATGGAAAAGTTTCAGACAAAATTAGATGGTTTTACTATAAGATTTGCAACTGAAGAGGAATGTCCTCTTATTCTAAAATTTATAAAAGAGCTTGCTGATTATGAAAACCTTTTAAATGAGGTAGTGGCAACTGAGGAAATATTAAAAGAATCTATATTTATAAATAAAAAAGCTCAGGTAGTTTTTGGTGAACTTAATGGAGAACCTGTAAGTTTTGCACTTTTCTTTAATAATTTTTCTACTTTCTTAGGAAGAGCAGGAGTATACCTTGAAGATCTCTATGTCAAACCTGAATACAGAAATAAAGGAATAGGAAAAATCATGCTTTCTTTTTTAGGAAAAGTAGCAAAAGATAATAACTATGGAAGAGTAGAATGGTGGTGTCTTGACTGGAATAAATCTTCTATTGAATTTTATAAAAAAATGGGAGCTATTCCTATGGATGAATGGACAGTATTCAGAGTTACAGGAGAAAATTTAGATAAATTAGCAGGAGAATTTTAA